A single Anas platyrhynchos isolate ZD024472 breed Pekin duck chromosome 17, IASCAAS_PekinDuck_T2T, whole genome shotgun sequence DNA region contains:
- the LOC119718672 gene encoding butyrophilin subfamily 1 member A1-like isoform X2, whose amino-acid sequence MAGCCEGPRSFVGVPLEKNTWGGHLPPGKPLSPMGLPWDCGCPSLTRHARRLLTSLITLLLLQLGSAAKKDAELGKQAAEMKEKDTRLDKQAADLEKQAAELAWRKFLLPHYKVKVTLDPDMAHHMYVLSQDNSRVRLESERHQDPDTRKTFDDRCCVLGREEFREGRHCWLVEVEGEQIKDSVWAVGVIKASMERTKGTKFFGDKWAVQYSKGQLESLTYPSTPLSLSPVPTRIWICLDCTQEQVSFFNADNGVQIYTSAVSFNGESLRPWFWIRTLGIQLCLRDSTPQTPSPALGSSCPCPATPASPLLGPAGAAQK is encoded by the exons ATGGCTGGGTGCTGTGAGGGACCTCGCTCTTTTGTTGGGGTTCCCTTGGAGAAGAACACCTGGGGGGGCCATCTGCCCCCTGGGAAACCTCTCTCTCCGATGGGGCTCCCCTGGGACTGTGGCTGCCCCAGTCTCACCAGGCATGCCAGGAGACTTCTGACTTCCCTCAtcactctgctcctcctccagctgggcTCAG CAGCGAAAAAGGATGCAGAGCTGG ggaaACAAGCTGCAGAGATGA aggaaaaagatACAAGGCTGG ATAAACAAGCTGCAGATCTCG agaaacaagctgcagagctgg CATGGAGAAAGTTTCTGCTGCCTCACTATAAAG tgaaGGTGACCCTGGATCCGGACATGGCTCATCACATGTATGTCCTGTCTCAGGACAACAGCAGAGTAAGACTGGAAAGTGAACGGCACCAGGATCCTGACACACGGAAGACATTTGACGAtaggtgctgtgtgctgggcCGTGAGGAGTTCAGAGAGGGGAGGCACTGCTGGTTGGTGGAGGTCGAGGGGGAGCAGATAAAGGATTCAGTGTGGGCTGTGGGGGTGATCAAGGCTTCTATGGAGAGAACAAAAGGGACAAAGTTTTTCGGAGACAAATGGGCTGTGCAGTACTCTAAGGGGCAGCTAGAGTCTCTCACATATCCTTCCAcccccttgtccctgtcccctgtccccacgaGGATCTGGATCTGTCTGGACTGTACCCAGGAGCAGGTGTCTTTCTTCAACGCTGACAATGGGGTCCAGATCTACACTTCAGCAGTCTCCTTCAATGGGGAGAGCCTCCGCCCCTGGTTCTGGATAAGGACACTGGGAATTCAGCTGTGCCTGAGGgacagcaccccccagaccccgtccccagccctggggagctcCTGCCCTTGTCCAGCCACTCCTGCATCACCTCTCCTtggtcctgcaggagcagcacagaaatGA
- the LOC119718672 gene encoding butyrophilin subfamily 1 member A1-like isoform X1, producing MAGCCEGPRSFVGVPLEKNTWGGHLPPGKPLSPMGLPWDCGCPSLTRHARRLLTSLITLLLLQLGSAQLRVEGPGHPLTATVGQDVVLPCHLSPQRDARSLDVRWIRDQISETVHHYRNGEDLYGEQMGAYAGRTELVRDGLSAGSLDLRITGLRPSDDGQYFCTVGDADAYAEAIVDLEVSEKQAAELAWRKFLLPHYKVKVTLDPDMAHHMYVLSQDNSRVRLESERHQDPDTRKTFDDRCCVLGREEFREGRHCWLVEVEGEQIKDSVWAVGVIKASMERTKGTKFFGDKWAVQYSKGQLESLTYPSTPLSLSPVPTRIWICLDCTQEQVSFFNADNGVQIYTSAVSFNGESLRPWFWIRTLGIQLCLRDSTPQTPSPALGSSCPCPATPASPLLGPAGAAQK from the exons ATGGCTGGGTGCTGTGAGGGACCTCGCTCTTTTGTTGGGGTTCCCTTGGAGAAGAACACCTGGGGGGGCCATCTGCCCCCTGGGAAACCTCTCTCTCCGATGGGGCTCCCCTGGGACTGTGGCTGCCCCAGTCTCACCAGGCATGCCAGGAGACTTCTGACTTCCCTCAtcactctgctcctcctccagctgggcTCAG CGCAGCTCAGAGTGGAGGGACCAGGACACCCTCTCACTGCCACCGTGGGGCAGGAtgtcgtgctgccctgccacttgTCCCCTCAACGCGATGCTCGCAGCTTGGACGTCAGGTGGATCCGGGACCAAATCTCTGAGACAGTGCACCACTACCGCAATGGAGAGGACCTGTACGGGGAGCAGATGGGGGCATATGCCGGGAGGACAGAGTTGGTCAGAGATGgtctctctgctggaagcctggACTTGCGAATCACAGGACTGAGACCCTCTGATGATGGCCAGTACTTCTGCACTGTGGGAGATGCTGATGCTTATGCTGAAGCTATTGTGGATCTCGAGGTGTCAG agaaacaagctgcagagctgg CATGGAGAAAGTTTCTGCTGCCTCACTATAAAG tgaaGGTGACCCTGGATCCGGACATGGCTCATCACATGTATGTCCTGTCTCAGGACAACAGCAGAGTAAGACTGGAAAGTGAACGGCACCAGGATCCTGACACACGGAAGACATTTGACGAtaggtgctgtgtgctgggcCGTGAGGAGTTCAGAGAGGGGAGGCACTGCTGGTTGGTGGAGGTCGAGGGGGAGCAGATAAAGGATTCAGTGTGGGCTGTGGGGGTGATCAAGGCTTCTATGGAGAGAACAAAAGGGACAAAGTTTTTCGGAGACAAATGGGCTGTGCAGTACTCTAAGGGGCAGCTAGAGTCTCTCACATATCCTTCCAcccccttgtccctgtcccctgtccccacgaGGATCTGGATCTGTCTGGACTGTACCCAGGAGCAGGTGTCTTTCTTCAACGCTGACAATGGGGTCCAGATCTACACTTCAGCAGTCTCCTTCAATGGGGAGAGCCTCCGCCCCTGGTTCTGGATAAGGACACTGGGAATTCAGCTGTGCCTGAGGgacagcaccccccagaccccgtccccagccctggggagctcCTGCCCTTGTCCAGCCACTCCTGCATCACCTCTCCTtggtcctgcaggagcagcacagaaatGA
- the LOC119718659 gene encoding butyrophilin subfamily 3 member A2-like → MELPWGCGCTSLTNHARDLLTSLITLLLLRLGSAQLRVVGPGHPVTATVGQDVVLSCHLSPQRDARTLEVRWIRDQISETVHHYRNGEDLYGEQMGAYAGRTELVRDGLSAGSLDLRITGLRPSDDGLYICTVEDAHAYKEAIVELEVSATGADPHLSLGGYEAGGVRVLCRSAGWYPLPQLLWRDARGQHLPSDPQTHSQDQEGLFEIEGAVIMTGSVEGPLSCVVRSSRLQQERESSLHIAGTNGTARVRCSWPLHLSQPRRSLGLAFLIPGM, encoded by the exons ATGGAGCTACCCTGGGGCTGTGGCTGCACCAGTCTCACCAACCATGCCAGGGATCTCCTGACTTCCCTCAtcactctgctcctcctccgCCTGGGCTCAG cccagctcagagtgGTGGGACCAGGACACCCTGTCACTGCCACCGTGGGGCAGGATGTCGTGCTGTCCTGCCACTTGTCCCCTCAACGCGATGCTCGCACCTTGGAGGTCAGGTGGATCCGGGACCAAATCTCTGAGACAGTGCACCACTACCGCAATGGAGAGGACCTGTATGGGGAGCAGATGGGGGCATATGCCGGGAGGACAGAGTTGGTCAGAGATGGTCTTTCTGCTGGAAGCCTGGACTTGCGAATCACAGGGCTGAGACCCTCTGATGATGGTCTGTACATCTGTACTGTGGAAGATGCTCATGCTTATAAGGAAGCCATTGTGGAGCTGGAGGTGTCAG ccaCAGGCGCTGACCCCCACCTCTCCCTGGGGGGCTACGAGGCCGGAGGCGTCCGGGTGCTGTGTCGATCGGCCGGCTGGTACCCGCTGCCgcagctgctgtggagggaTGCTCGCGGGCAGCACCTGCCCTCGGACCCCCAGACACATTCCCAGGACCAGGAGGGGCTCTTTGAAATCGAAGGCGCTGTCATCATGACCGGGAGCGTGGAGGGGCCCTTGTCCTGCGTGGTCAGGAGCAGCCGCCTCCAGCAGGAGCGGGAATCATCCCTGCACATCGCAGGTACAAATGGCACAGCCAGGGTGAGGTGTTCCTGGCCCCTGCACTTGTCCCAACCCAGGAGAAGTCTGGGTCTTGCTTTTCTAATCCCAGGCATGTAA
- the LOC139998907 gene encoding butyrophilin subfamily 1 member A1-like yields MGCDQLSPLLPAWRRFLMSHNTGKCALGCPLRCFSCPCWGMLRSQEVPHLLPRGAAPGPELGKACPGLSSAPDGLAPSVPAVKVTLDPDTAHPRLVVSQDNKSVRKKKQWQQVPDTLERFDYWCCVLGREEFREGRHCWLVEVEGEQLKDSWWAVGVARASVKRKGEINRNPEEGIWTVKYFHGQLQSLTSPPTPLSLSPIPTRIWVCLDCTQQQVSFINADNGVQIFTFTAASFNGESIRPWFWVETEGIQLCLRDSTPKTPSPALGGSCPSPDTPASPLLGPAGAAQE; encoded by the coding sequence ATGGGCTGTGaccagctctcccctctccttccagcatGGAGAAGGTTTCTGATGTCTCATAATACAGGTAAGTGTGCATTGGGTTGCCCTCTGAGGTGCTTCTCCTGCCCTTGCTGGGGCATGTTGAGGAGCCAAGAGGtgccccatctcctgccccgtggggcagctcctggccccgagctggggaaagcctgcccagggctgagctctgcccctgatggcctggctccttctgtccctgcagtgaaGGTGACCCTGGATCCGGACACAGCTCATCCCCGGCTTGTTGTGTCTCAGGATAACAAGagtgtaagaaagaaaaagcaatggcAGCAGGTTCCTGACACATTGGAGAGATTTGACTATTGGTGCTGCGTACTGGGCCGTGAGGAGTTCAGAGAGGGGAGGCACTGCTGGttggtggaggtggagggagAGCAGCTAAAGGATTCTTGGTGGGCTGTGGGGGTCGCCAGGGCCTCTgtgaagaggaagggggagataAACAGGAACCCTGAAGAAGGGATCTGGACTGTAAAGTACTTTCATGGACAACTCCAGTCTCTCAcatctcctcccacccccttgtccctgtcccctaTCCCCACAAGGATCTGGGTCTGTCTGGACTGTACCCAGCAGCAGGTGTCTTTCATCAACGCTGACAATGGGGTCCAGATCTTCACTTTCACAGCAGCCTCCTTCAATGGGGAGAGCATCCGCCCCTGGTTCTGGGTGGAGACAGAGGGAATTCAGCTGTGCTTGAGGGACAGCACCCCCAAGAccccgtccccagccctggggggctcctgcccttctccagacactcctgcatcacctctccttggtcctgcaggagcagcacaggaatGA
- the LOC119718693 gene encoding HLA class II histocompatibility antigen, DM beta chain-like → MFLTLGNGEGHREERSPKSAEMGNARVPIRLSCHIWGFYPPEVTVIWLHNGDIVEPDNYNPISAIPNGDWSYQTQVSLLVAPVAGDTYTRSVQHVSLQEPLLEDWSPGLMPEVTILVVVATVLMVLGLGLFLAGVYRFRARPPAPGYIPLPGDNYPAGSI, encoded by the exons atgttTCTGACACTGGGTAATGGAGAAGGGCACAGAGAGGAG CGCAGCCCCAAGTCCGCGGAGATGGGGAATGCCCGTGTGCCCATCCGACTCAGCTGCCACATCTGGGGCTTCTACCCCCCCGAGGTGACCGTCATCTGGCTGCACAACGGGGACATCGTGGAGCCCGACAACTACAACCCCATCTCCGCCATCCCCAACGGCGACTGGAGCTACCAGACGCAGGTGTCCCTGCTGGTGGCCCCGGTGGCAGGCGACACCTACACACGCTCGGTGCAGCACGTCAGCCTGCAGGAGCCTCTCCTGGAGGACTGGA GTCCTGGACTGATGCCGGAGGTGACGATACTGGTGGTGGTGGCCACCGTGCTGATGGTGCTGGGACTTGGCTTATTTCTCGCCGGCGTCTACCGCTTCAGGGCCAGGCCTCCTGCCCCGG GTTACATTCCCCTCCCTGGAGACAACTACCCCGCAG GCAGCATCTGA
- the LOC139998579 gene encoding butyrophilin subfamily 3 member A2-like: protein MGAYAGRTKLARDGLSAGSLDLRITGLRPSDDGQYVCTVGDADAYDEVIVELEVSGADPHLSLGGYEAGGVRVLCRSAGWYPLPQLLWRDARGQHLPSVSQTHSQDQEGLFEIEGAVIMTGSVEGPLSCVVRSSRLHQEREFSLHIAAPFFHNAQPWMVALALVLVLLAVSIGLGVYLFRKQVQQAAEIGEYPSMN, encoded by the exons ATGGGGGCATATGCCGGGAGGACAAAGTTGGCCAGAGATGgtctctctgctggaagcctggACTTGCGAATCACGGGGCTGAGACCCTCAGATGATGGCCAGTACGTCTGCACTGTGGGAGATGCTGATGCTTATGACGAAGTTATTGTGGAGCTGGAGGTGTCAG GCGCTGACCCCCACCTCTCCCTGGGGGGCTACGAGGCCGGAGGCGTCCGGGTGCTGTGTCGATCGGCCGGCTGGTACCCGCTGCCgcagctgctgtggagggaTGCTCGCGGGCAGCACCTGCCCTCGGTCTCCCAGACACATTCCCAGGACCAGGAGGGGCTCTTTGAAATCGAAGGCGCCGTCATCATGACCGGGAGTGTGGAGGGGCCCTTGTCCTGCGTGGTCAGGAGCAGCCGCCTGCATCAGGAACGGGAATTTTCCCTGCACATCGCAG CTCCCTTCTTCCACAACGCCCAGCCCTGGATGGTGGCTCTGGCTCTGGTCCTCGTGCTTTTGGCTGTGTCCATTGGCCTCGGTGTTTATCTCTTTCGAAAGCAAG tgcaACAAGCTGCAGAGATAGGTGAGTATCCATCCATGAACTGA
- the LOC101797869 gene encoding butyrophilin subfamily 1 member A1 gives MGCDQLSPLLPAWRRCLLPQNRVKVTLDPDMAHPQLVVSQDNCSVRRESERQQVPDTPERFNYLWSVLGCQEFREGRHCWLVEVEGERVKYSWWAVGVARASVERKGYFNKSPEEGIWAVQYDEGQLKSLTSPTTLLSLSPVPTRIWVCLDCTQEQVSFINADNAVEIFTFTAASFNGESIRPWFWLWTEGIQLCLRNSTPKTPSPALGSSCNSPDTPASPLLGSAGAAQE, from the exons ATGGGCTGTGaccagctctcccctctccttccagcatGGAGAAGGTGTCTGCTGCCTCAAAATCGAG tgaaGGTGACCCTGGATCCGGACATGGCTCATCCCCAGCTTGTTGTGTCTCAGGACAACTGCAGTGTGAGACGGGAAAGTGAACGGCAGCAGGTGCCTGACACACCAGAGAGATTTAACTATTTGTGGAGCGTGCTGGGCTGTCAGGAGTTCAGAGAGGGGAGGCACTGCTGGttggtggaggtggagggagAGCGGGTAAAGTATTCTTGGTGGGCTGTAGGGGTCGCCAGGGCCTCTGTGGAGAGAAAGGGGTATTTCAATAAGAGCCCTGAAGAAGGGATCTGGGCTGTGCAGTACGATGAGGGGCAGCTCAAGTCTCTCACATCTCCTACAACTctcttgtccctgtcccctgtccccacgaGGATCTGGGTCTGTCTGGACTGTACCCAGGAGCAGGTGTCTTTTATCAATGCTGACAATGCGGTCGAGATCTTCACTTTCACAGCAGCCTCCTTCAATGGGGAGAGCATCCGCCCCTGGTTCTGGCTATGGACAGAGGGAATTCAGCTGTGCCTGAGGAACAGCACCCCCAAGAccccgtccccagccctggggagctcCTGTAATTCTCCAGACACTCCTGCATCACCTCTCCTTGgttctgcaggagcagcacaggaatGA